A window of the Nisaea acidiphila genome harbors these coding sequences:
- a CDS encoding magnesium transporter MgtE N-terminal domain-containing protein, whose amino-acid sequence MNDSDAIILAPWKVGDAAANEGTLEAVRGLIKGGRRKQLLHNLKAWEPETILDLLVHLPLSTARKLFAWLPHDPSDRVLAELRPEFRAVITEGASIARLAEIIDRMPVETAAETVAALPDEVQREVAERLRYGAEILNAAHYGGDSAGRMMSRRLVALPATTTVAEAVAEIQQAAETVQYGICA is encoded by the coding sequence ATGAACGACAGTGACGCGATCATTCTTGCCCCCTGGAAGGTCGGCGATGCGGCGGCGAATGAAGGCACGCTGGAGGCCGTGCGCGGGCTGATCAAGGGCGGGCGCAGGAAGCAGCTGCTCCATAATCTGAAGGCGTGGGAACCTGAGACGATCCTCGATCTGCTGGTTCACCTGCCGCTCTCTACGGCCCGTAAACTCTTCGCCTGGCTGCCGCACGATCCGTCGGACCGGGTGCTGGCCGAGCTGCGGCCGGAATTTCGCGCCGTGATCACCGAGGGCGCCTCGATCGCACGGCTTGCGGAGATCATAGACCGGATGCCGGTGGAGACCGCAGCCGAGACGGTGGCCGCCCTGCCGGACGAGGTCCAGCGGGAGGTCGCGGAACGCCTGCGGTACGGCGCTGAGATCCTGAACGCAGCGCATTACGGAGGGGACAGCGCCGGACGGATGATGAGCCGGAGGCTCGTCGCACTGCCGGCGACGACGACAGTTGCCGAGGCGGTGGCGGAGATCCAGCAGGCGGCGGAGACGGTTCAATACGGTATTTGTGCTTGA
- a CDS encoding N-formylglutamate amidohydrolase — MTSHNPMDDRVAAIIEPGFLFSGSVAADPVPPVPDEIAGIYRIERPARPDSPLVIASPHSGRDYPSDLIEATRLGPLDLRSSEDAFMEEVLEGAADAGAPLLSALFPRVYVDVNREPYELDPDMYSDPLPPGAVTDSIRISAGLGTIARVVANSEPVYGRKLTVAEAEDRIRRCYAPYHRALQRLIAEAMERFGFCLLIDGHSMPSSAVRHMRSERRPVDIVLGDSHGVTAAPRFIERAENFFRARHYTVRRNSPYAGGFVTRHYGRPALGVHVLQIEINRALYMDERRIEPRGGIEPLKRHMRALMAALTETALQFAANGAGGVRDAAE, encoded by the coding sequence TTGACAAGTCACAATCCGATGGACGACAGGGTTGCCGCGATCATCGAGCCGGGTTTTCTTTTCTCAGGCAGCGTCGCCGCCGATCCGGTCCCGCCGGTGCCCGACGAGATCGCGGGGATCTACCGCATCGAGCGCCCTGCACGTCCCGACAGTCCGCTCGTGATCGCGTCCCCGCATAGCGGCCGCGACTATCCGTCTGACCTGATCGAGGCGACCCGGCTCGGCCCGCTCGATCTGCGCTCCTCCGAGGATGCCTTCATGGAAGAAGTGCTCGAGGGGGCGGCAGATGCCGGCGCGCCACTTCTGAGTGCGCTCTTTCCCCGGGTCTATGTCGATGTCAACCGCGAGCCTTACGAGCTCGACCCCGACATGTATTCCGACCCCTTGCCTCCAGGTGCCGTCACCGACAGCATCCGAATCTCGGCCGGTCTCGGTACCATCGCCCGCGTGGTCGCCAATTCGGAACCGGTCTACGGCCGGAAACTGACAGTCGCAGAAGCCGAGGACCGGATCCGGCGCTGCTATGCGCCTTATCATCGGGCCCTGCAGCGGCTGATCGCCGAAGCGATGGAACGGTTCGGGTTCTGTCTGCTGATCGACGGGCATTCCATGCCCTCGAGCGCGGTCCGTCACATGCGGAGCGAACGCCGGCCGGTCGATATCGTACTCGGCGACAGTCATGGCGTCACGGCGGCGCCGCGCTTCATCGAGCGAGCCGAGAATTTCTTCCGGGCCCGGCATTACACGGTGCGGCGCAACAGCCCCTATGCAGGCGGCTTCGTGACCCGGCATTACGGCCGCCCGGCGCTCGGCGTTCATGTGCTGCAGATCGAGATCAACCGGGCACTCTATATGGACGAGCGCCGGATCGAGCCGCGCGGCGGGATAGAGCCGCTGAAACGGCACATGCGCGCACTGATGGCTGCGCTCACGGAGACGGCGCTCCAGTTCGCCGCGAACGGAGCTGGAGGCGTCCGCGACGCGGCGGAATAG
- a CDS encoding efflux RND transporter periplasmic adaptor subunit, whose protein sequence is MAKLAKILILGVSLVGLAACGDDAGQQNAQTQTPPSVVVKTVEAQDVSTTIEYVGKTAASQQVDVRARVNGTLLVRPFREGTNVKAGELLFSIDPAEFEANVALAKAEVAKAEANVVETRANRERYKVLVKRQAASQAKLDEAEALYQNAVAQREGAKAQLQKAALDLDYTQIASPLDGRAGLAKVDEGNLIGPDSGILVSVIKLDPVNVLFSISEREYLGFATQGRGQAQAAFTPRIRLADDTIYLHDGEIDLIDNKVDPATGTINIRLRFPNPDELLFPGQFVNVILVSSNPVQKVVAPQAAVQENQSGAFVLVVDQENKVTSRPIQTGETFGASVVVEEGLAAGERIVVEGIQKVRPGAAVTPVESGS, encoded by the coding sequence GTGGCGAAACTGGCGAAAATCCTGATACTCGGTGTTTCCCTCGTGGGGCTTGCGGCCTGCGGGGACGATGCGGGACAGCAAAATGCGCAGACTCAGACGCCGCCGAGCGTGGTCGTCAAGACAGTCGAGGCGCAGGATGTGTCCACGACGATTGAGTATGTCGGAAAGACGGCGGCCTCGCAGCAGGTCGATGTCCGGGCTCGGGTCAACGGGACCTTGCTTGTCCGGCCGTTTCGCGAGGGCACCAACGTAAAGGCCGGGGAGCTTCTGTTCTCCATAGATCCGGCCGAGTTCGAGGCGAATGTCGCTCTGGCAAAGGCGGAGGTCGCCAAGGCCGAGGCCAACGTGGTCGAGACCAGGGCGAACCGCGAGCGTTACAAGGTGCTGGTCAAGCGCCAGGCCGCGAGCCAGGCCAAGCTGGACGAGGCCGAGGCGCTCTACCAGAACGCGGTGGCTCAGCGCGAGGGCGCGAAGGCGCAGCTCCAGAAAGCGGCTCTCGACCTCGACTACACCCAGATCGCTTCTCCGCTCGACGGCCGCGCCGGGCTCGCAAAGGTGGACGAGGGGAACCTGATCGGTCCGGATTCCGGCATTCTGGTCTCCGTGATCAAGCTGGACCCGGTCAACGTCCTGTTCTCGATCAGCGAACGCGAGTATCTCGGGTTCGCCACGCAGGGACGCGGGCAGGCGCAGGCCGCCTTCACGCCGAGGATCCGGCTCGCAGACGATACGATCTACCTGCATGACGGCGAGATCGATCTGATCGACAACAAGGTCGATCCGGCCACCGGCACGATCAATATCCGGCTCCGCTTTCCCAATCCGGATGAGCTCCTGTTTCCGGGGCAGTTCGTGAACGTCATTCTGGTCTCCAGCAATCCGGTGCAGAAGGTGGTCGCGCCGCAGGCCGCCGTGCAGGAAAACCAGTCGGGCGCATTCGTCCTCGTGGTCGATCAGGAGAACAAGGTGACCTCGCGGCCGATCCAGACCGGCGAGACCTTCGGGGCAAGCGTGGTCGTCGAGGAAGGGCTCGCGGCGGGCGAGCGGATCGTCGTCGAAGGGATCCAGAAAGTACGGCCCGGGGCAGCGGTCACGCCTGTCGAGTCCGGCAGCTAG
- a CDS encoding magnesium transporter, which produces MLDPDGRPVGKFKPRQLLLSPPDSPLSEIMEPDPVVVSADLDQEEVARLSHGRDHKSFPVVDAAGKLIGQITHKKLDQIMREEAAEDLLFMSGVSGDARTTDSVARIVRGRLPWLLAGLIGATFAALVIGSFEESLQQAAILAAFIPVVMSVAGNSGLQASAVSVQALASGTLWPGDVFWRFLRELGGALANGAAVGTVLAVLVILAGPAVGLQAPVQLAAAVAFSLLTVTTIAALVGALVPIALDRAGIDPAAATGVFITTGNDVLGVFVFFVMAELFYF; this is translated from the coding sequence GTGCTTGATCCGGATGGGCGGCCGGTCGGCAAGTTCAAGCCGCGCCAGCTTTTGCTCTCCCCGCCGGACAGTCCGCTCTCGGAGATCATGGAGCCCGACCCCGTGGTCGTTTCGGCGGATCTCGATCAGGAGGAAGTGGCCCGGCTCTCCCACGGCCGCGATCACAAGAGTTTTCCCGTGGTCGACGCGGCCGGAAAACTGATCGGCCAGATCACCCACAAGAAGCTGGATCAAATCATGCGCGAGGAGGCGGCGGAGGATCTGCTCTTCATGAGCGGCGTCTCGGGCGATGCCAGGACGACGGACTCTGTCGCGCGGATCGTGCGCGGCCGACTGCCTTGGCTGCTGGCCGGGCTGATCGGCGCGACCTTCGCCGCGCTGGTAATCGGCTCGTTCGAGGAGTCTTTGCAGCAGGCTGCGATCCTCGCTGCCTTTATTCCGGTCGTCATGTCCGTGGCGGGAAACTCGGGCCTCCAGGCCTCGGCTGTCTCAGTGCAGGCGCTGGCGTCGGGCACGCTCTGGCCTGGCGACGTGTTCTGGCGATTTCTCCGAGAGCTTGGCGGTGCGCTGGCCAACGGCGCGGCGGTCGGAACGGTGCTCGCGGTGCTTGTCATACTTGCCGGGCCGGCCGTCGGACTTCAGGCGCCTGTCCAGCTCGCGGCTGCGGTCGCTTTCTCGCTGTTGACCGTGACCACAATAGCGGCTCTTGTCGGAGCGCTGGTGCCGATTGCGCTCGATCGCGCGGGCATAGATCCGGCGGCTGCGACCGGCGTATTTATCACCACAGGCAATGACGTGCTCGGCGTTTTCGTCTTTTTCGTCATGGCCGAGCTATTTTATTTCTGA
- a CDS encoding transglycosylase SLT domain-containing protein produces MRLLLKLAFIAAPLALLAAPAVASETSDKMCANAARHAEGEHRMPRHLLFAISLKETGRWHDDRKESYTWPWTVTSGGEGKHFPHKIAAMAEVRRLLAEGTTNIDVGCMQINLHYHGKAFDSLEDAFDPEQNAAYAARFLSELKKRHGSWREAIEHYHSGNETRGRNYRQAVSRLQQQAYKGVAVTMADPSTDDIELAAGVAKRAQELDAAAEERKERLEREAAIREARAARQLKVAAATAQRLKNEFEDRKASKLAAWKKLKAERQAAAGFVASAVN; encoded by the coding sequence ATGCGCTTACTGTTGAAGCTGGCCTTTATTGCCGCCCCGCTGGCATTACTCGCCGCCCCGGCGGTTGCGAGCGAGACCTCGGACAAGATGTGCGCGAACGCGGCGCGTCATGCCGAGGGGGAACATCGCATGCCCAGGCACCTGCTGTTTGCGATCTCGCTGAAGGAAACCGGCCGTTGGCACGACGACCGGAAGGAGAGCTACACTTGGCCCTGGACCGTCACGTCGGGCGGCGAAGGCAAGCATTTCCCGCATAAGATCGCGGCGATGGCCGAGGTTCGGCGCCTACTCGCCGAGGGCACGACCAACATCGATGTCGGTTGCATGCAGATCAATCTGCACTATCACGGCAAAGCCTTCGACAGTCTCGAGGACGCGTTCGACCCCGAACAGAACGCCGCCTACGCCGCCCGCTTTCTAAGCGAATTGAAGAAGCGTCACGGCTCCTGGCGCGAGGCAATCGAGCATTACCATTCCGGCAACGAGACACGCGGAAGAAATTACCGCCAGGCGGTCTCGCGTCTCCAGCAGCAGGCCTATAAGGGAGTTGCCGTAACCATGGCCGATCCCTCGACCGACGACATCGAACTCGCCGCCGGCGTAGCGAAACGAGCCCAAGAGCTCGACGCGGCGGCCGAAGAGCGCAAGGAACGCCTGGAACGAGAAGCCGCGATCCGAGAAGCGCGCGCCGCCCGCCAGCTCAAAGTCGCGGCGGCCACCGCGCAGCGTCTCAAGAACGAGTTCGAAGACCGCAAGGCGAGCAAACTTGCCGCCTGGAAGAAACTGAAAGCGGAACGCCAGGCAGCAGCCGGTTTCGTTGCAAGCGCCGTGAACTGA